From the Desulfatibacillum aliphaticivorans DSM 15576 genome, one window contains:
- the rpsL gene encoding 30S ribosomal protein S12: MPTINQLVRHGRKRSVKKTNTPALKASPQKRGVCTRVYTTTPKKPNSALRKVARVRLTTGMEVTAYIPGVGHNLQEHSVVLVRGGRVKDLPGVRYHIVRGTLDSIGVQDRKQGRSHYGAKKPK; this comes from the coding sequence ATGCCTACGATAAATCAGTTAGTGAGACACGGCAGAAAGCGCTCTGTCAAAAAGACAAATACGCCGGCTCTGAAAGCCTCCCCCCAAAAACGGGGAGTTTGCACCCGCGTGTACACCACCACGCCTAAAAAACCTAACTCGGCGCTTCGTAAGGTCGCTCGCGTCAGGTTGACTACGGGCATGGAAGTCACCGCATACATCCCCGGCGTGGGACATAATTTGCAGGAGCACTCCGTGGTGTTGGTGCGGGGCGGTCGCGTCAAGGACCTTCCAGGCGTTCGCTACCATATCGTACGCGGCACCTTGGATTCCATCGGCGTGCAGGACAGGAAACAGGGCCGGTCTCATTACGGGGCCAAAAAGCCTAAATAA
- the rpsG gene encoding 30S ribosomal protein S7 gives MPRRREVPKREVLPDSRYNSELVAKFVNVIMRDGKKSVAEGILYDAFDIMEERTKEAPLEIFEKAINNIKPVIEVKSRRVGGSTYQIPMEVRANRRTALAMKWIMTYSRSRSEKKMSAKLAGELLDAYNNRGASIKKKEDTHRMAEANKAFAHYRW, from the coding sequence ATGCCCAGGAGGCGAGAAGTACCAAAACGGGAAGTCCTTCCGGATTCACGGTATAACAGTGAACTGGTGGCGAAGTTCGTCAACGTTATTATGCGTGACGGCAAAAAGAGCGTGGCTGAAGGCATTCTCTACGATGCATTTGACATCATGGAGGAGCGCACCAAGGAAGCTCCGCTGGAGATCTTTGAAAAAGCCATTAACAACATTAAGCCTGTGATTGAAGTCAAGTCCAGGCGGGTCGGCGGCTCTACCTATCAGATTCCCATGGAAGTGCGGGCCAATAGAAGAACCGCTCTGGCCATGAAGTGGATCATGACTTACTCACGCAGCCGCTCTGAAAAGAAAATGTCCGCCAAGCTGGCGGGGGAATTGCTGGACGCCTACAACAATCGCGGCGCTTCCATCAAGAAAAAAGAAGACACCCATAGAATGGCCGAAGCCAACAAGGCTTTCGCTCATTACAGGTGGTAG
- a CDS encoding GTP-binding protein, which translates to MAKAKYERTKPHVNVGTIGHIDHGKTTLTAAITKTLGQKGQANFIPFDQIDKAPEEKARGITIATAHVEYETDNRHYAHVDCPGHADYIKNMITGAAQMDGAILVVGADDGPMPQTREHILLARQVGVPRIVVFLNKCDMVDDEELIELVELELRELLDKYEFPGDDTPIIRGSALKALEADS; encoded by the coding sequence ATGGCCAAAGCGAAGTACGAACGCACCAAGCCCCACGTAAACGTGGGCACCATCGGGCACATCGACCACGGTAAGACCACTCTGACTGCGGCGATCACCAAGACATTGGGACAAAAGGGACAAGCCAACTTCATTCCTTTTGATCAGATCGACAAAGCCCCCGAAGAAAAAGCCAGAGGCATAACAATCGCCACGGCCCACGTGGAATACGAGACGGACAACCGTCACTACGCCCACGTTGACTGCCCCGGCCATGCTGACTATATCAAGAACATGATCACCGGCGCCGCCCAGATGGACGGAGCGATTCTGGTGGTCGGCGCCGACGACGGCCCCATGCCCCAGACCCGTGAGCACATCCTGCTCGCCCGTCAGGTCGGCGTGCCCCGCATCGTGGTGTTTTTGAACAAATGCGACATGGTGGACGACGAAGAGTTGATCGAACTGGTTGAACTGGAACTGCGCGAGCTTCTCGACAAGTACGAGTTCCCCGGAGACGATACGCCCATCATCCGCGGCTCCGCCCTGAAGGCTCTGGAAGCCGACTCTTA